The Coffea arabica cultivar ET-39 chromosome 2c, Coffea Arabica ET-39 HiFi, whole genome shotgun sequence genome includes the window tttttttgtttattttttttttctccaccGAAATGAAAGTGGAATTGAAGCCTCaaacttccaaaatttcattgtTAAGAAACAGGAAATGCGGACGCGGGCAGATGGAGCAATAAAACAACAGCCTCTATACCGAGAGTTAGTGGTGTGTGTGTACTACTTAAGATCATCGATGTAGCGTGAAAGTCAAGCAAGTCTTTTGGATTGAACTGTGAATTCCCCTTACGTAGTGTGTGCGTGTGTTGTTTGCGATTGCTGAGAGGCTATACGGAgaattagtattttattttgtcCAATGGGGTCATCAAGCACCAAATCAGCTCTTGGCCCGATGCTAGCCGGCCctagttttctatttttttttaatcttacgCTAAAATTTAGCTTTCATCCTAAGCAAAATTACACGTTAAAACATATCTAAAAACAAAGATATTAAAATAGTTCAGAATTTTGAGGTTGCTCCTACAACTATCAAAGACGGATATGAATAAAATATTCATAATTTAGCATACgcttatataattttatatttttcttatataAATCAACTCAAATATTCaatacataaataaatcatACCTGTAAGCATATATATACTCAATACATAAATATAGTCAAAGtgcgtatatatatatatatatatatataatatcaaaTTGTAATAGAAATGTTACAATCGAATCAAATCACATACAATCCGATCGTACTTGGATGATTTCCCTCGTAAATAACTGcagttcatctttttattttgctttactCGTCCACtctgaaatatttgatatatcgTATATTATATAATTCAAAAACGGACCAATTTCTATATgtgaatgaaattttttttgaattattatatattactataatattatatttgaaaaaaggATCTATTTCTTTCTTCGCTTGTAGTTCGCGTAAAACTTGAAATCAAAGTACCATCATTCTGATATAGTACTCGAAAGGACTGAAATATAGTCTCATTAAGGGTCCATTTGATtcaatgtaaaatattttcaacggaaaatgttttccatgaaaaattttATCGGGGAAAATAATTACCTTCTCCATGTTTTTTTCACTGTTTGGGAGGAGATGGAAACTACAAATCTTTAGTGAGCCATTGCAGACTTACGAGGCGGACATAAAAATAACTTCAATTCATTTATATGGGAAGTCATTTTATACCATGTGGTGTAAAATATTTTCGGTAGGAAAAAATTTTCCCAAAGcaaaaacccaaccaaacaatagaaaatcagaaaaacatattttaaaaaatattttccttccaaacaaacagaccctaagtgaaaaacttaaaaataaatatgagaagaggggggggggggggatcgAGTATGAATTTCAAGCCAGTTCTAGTTTCAAGAGAAGTTTAATTCGTAACATCATGTTTGATACATCCAACCATATTCTGAGTTAGCTCGAAAACCACGGGTTTCTCCATTTCAGTACCGACATATTTACAGCAAAACGCCATAATCTGTATGCTACTAATATCTACTAATCAGCAATAGCGAAAACACATGGCCCATTTACACAATATATAAttgtatgatttttttttttggtctgatTACCCTCCCATCCTCCTCCGCATCCTTTCTATGTTCGATTATTAGATTTAAGATTGGATctatattcttttttctttcaattgttAAGTACATGATTCGGCCCTAAATTtgatgatgaaaaagaaaagcccCCTCCTGACTATAGAACCGACCCAATGATCAAATAGTATGAACTAGTTACAATTGGGTGTGccttttaagattttttttgtttagattttctttttcgTTGAAACTCAGGGCTTGTACAAAGCCCAATCCAGACAGGACCAGGCCTTTTCCAGTTAAGCCCTTTATTGTAAACGAGTTCGACGAACCTTTCCTTTGGGAACCAGTTGAGGTACACTTTTTTGATCCTATTAAGGTAGATCCTTCGTACTCTCTTTATGCCAGCATAAATTGCTACATTAGTTTTTTTGTACTCTCTTAATGCCAGCATAAATTTCTATATTATGAGTTCGACGAACCTTTCTactttgtttggaaagctatttttccctaaaaaatttttaaattttctatcaacgcattttttaatcattttttactttacatatatcaaattattgGAGTTGTCTCAATGATTTGAGAAGGGCTTAATGCACCGTGAAATTGTAGTTGGAGAATGAAATTGGACAATTTTAGAGTCCTTGAAAGCAAATCTAGTTATGCAATGTCTAGTTTAGAGATAGTTTAGTTCCTTCTTACATGCAATTTTAAAAACCCAATTGGGGGATAGTGGATCCCCTTCCCACTAAATATAAGAGTAGTTtgagaggggaaaaaaagaaaaaaggcaaaTCCAATACACCTGTCATGCTAATaccaagttctttttttttttttttttttctaaacttACTCTTATTCTACACTAAGGGGAAAAAGTGGATCCAAATAGATCAATGGAAAATCCGAAGGGGGCTGAATCGCACCGGATTAGATGAATTCCTCTGCATCCGCTAATGAAATTCCAAAAAATCCTGGATAAGATTACTGCTCATAGTTCTTCACTATTGACAGTACAGGAAACACGGAAGATACATTTATTTAATTAAAGAAATGATTGACATCCGtccaaataaatcaaacaaacaaatgTTGCTACATTCTCCCTTGGGGAGAACCAACAACGGATACTATGTATTGTAATGAAAGAATGCAAATCATGAATATCATCACGCTTGTGAATGAGGGCATCCCAGGCACCGCAAGTATGATATACTGTGAAAGAGAGAATTTACAGGGAAAGCCATAAGCAGGAACAATTAATTAACCCCTGTTCCATGCTCAAAAGCTGAATCAGGCACCTCTGCTCCTAAGCCCATCGGTTATTCTTACATAACTAATCTAAAACTGAAACCTTCCTAATGGTATGCGTATTATCGATAGATTCTCTTCTTGTACTCGAATGCAGTTAAAGTGCAGTTGACTTCTTCCAGCTCACCAAGCACTTGAGGAACTCCATGACCTACAAAGATAAACTAGATCTCATTCTCATGTAGCTGGTAATAACACACTGAAACAGATCAAAGAATCAGATAAGCAACCAATTCTTAAAATAAGGTTCTGCCCTTGAAGCGCTGAGTTTCTTACGCTACTAATTATCATACAAGCATTGTTTCTATCcttataaaagaaaaaggaagtaaCTCATCTCATGGCACCTAGTGTGAAGATATAAGAAGCACTAAACTAATTTTTACCTCTGATGGATCCCTGAGGGAGTAGGAAGCATTGCTTTCCTTTGGGACAGAAGATACCAAGATGCCATAACCGCGACTGCCCTTTTTTAAAACCTGACGAAAATTTCATTTGCAAGATTGTCATATATCTGAATACCCAAGCAACAGGCACTAGTCACATTTTAATGGTGTTTCTTAAATTGCCAGGCTTTACCTTGAAGGCATCTTCATCAGTACGGTCATCTCCAATGTATATGGGTAACACATTATCACAGTGGCTCAACCCTACAATTATCTCAGCATCAGGTCTACTGCTTTTTAAAAATCTGACAGGTAAGAGAATGAAATATGCACGCAGCAAAACTGTGCTCTTTTAAGGAGCAAACCTCACACTCACCAAGCGATTCAAGTAAGAACTCAACGGCTTTCCCCTTGTCCCAATTAAGCACGGGACGGActtctaaaacctagaaaagaGACAACATGACAGCCATTTTAGAAGAGCACAAGCCAAGGAAAGGCAGTTGCATGAACTCTGGTAGATATCATACCTTCCGACCGTGTGTCAATCGCAGACGAGGGTAGTGCTTCAAAATTTCTCCGACAGACTCTGCAATTATTGTCCAACTCTATACACATTTCCATAAGACAAAAGGTTTCCATCAGCCAAAGAACAGAAAATTAAGAGTTTCAAGCTGAGAAAGCACACAGCATACCTTCTCTTCGACATTGCGATAGTGTACAGATACACAGAATTTGTTGTTCTCAACTTTTGTTCCCACAATGTCTTTTGTGATCTCAACCAAAGATCTAAAGACCTGCTTGCACGTAAAATGAATGCTTTTGTCATACTGCAGAAAAGAGTCCAATTATGCACCAAAGCGggtttatataaaatttaccaaCCTCATCAATCATGGGTTGGAATTCACTAGCAGGCTGGAACAAATTAACATCCTTGCACTACAATAGCCAGAGAATAGATTTGCACATTATATCAGAAGTTATCAATCCCAGAACAAACTGCAGCTCATAGCGTCACATGGTTCAACAAGAATTGATCGGTCTTGCAGGACCATTACCTGCTTGTCAATGGACATGTTACATTTTGTCTGGTCTTTGGAATTTGGTTGAGCAGGACCCATAATGTCCATCCCGTGACTTCCAGCATAGTAAAGTTCAGTTAGTCCCACAAACTCAGATACCTGAAGAAAAACAGCAGGAGATGATTGGTGAGAAGTTGAATCTTTGGAATCTAAAGAATAACAAGTAATTTCAATGATAAGAGAATGtgcataataaaaatttgtGGACGTTGGATACCTTGTCACGACTTCTCCCACTTATTATTGCTGTTGGGAAACACTTAGCTGCATTTCTTACAGCAGCACGCATCTGGAGAAAAGCATCAAGTATTATAAAAATCTCGAGAGGATGCTAACAGATATTACTGAAAGAAATTATTCAATGTATGGGAAGAATGATTAATACTCACCGAACATGACATGACGGCATGGTCAGGGTTGTCAACTATTGGGGATAGAGTCCCATCATAATCCAGAAAAAGTGCTACTCTTTTGTTCTTTGCACAGTTAATTAATTGCTCAAAAGATGCAATTGCTGATGGATACTTGAGCTGCAAAACTAGCAAATTTTAGCATATCCTGTCTATGTAGGACAAAAGTTTGCtgttgaaggaaaatatggTTGCATTACTGCATCGAAAAGAGGATTAGAAATTACCATCCAAGTACGATAAGCATTATCACTATCATTTGATGATTGCCCAGTGCTGGAATCTTTATTTACTTTGTTATGGGTGGGAGATGATGACTTCATCGCATCCAACCAAGAACTAGATCGAACATCATCCAGTATCCCAGGCTTCCTCCTTGGAATTGTGAGGAAGAGTGCTGGAGAGAAAGCTGTACCAGTGTGGGAGTACGGCAGGAGGCCAGAATGGATTCCCAACATTGACTCATTGATAAGAGCAGGATCAGCAAGTACGGGGGATGTATGACTTGATTTGAGGTCCATTGTTTCCAAATGTATCAGTAAAAAGGAAAAGGCTTTGGGgtgaaaaaaactaaaaaatcacGCTTTTGGATCTGGGGCAGACTCCAAGCAGTATTCCCCAACTATAGAAACCTTCAAGTTCTTTCAACCAACCCTTTTATCAATGAAAAACCACCTCTTCAGAGTTTTTTTGTCACTACTGGTGGGATTATAGTCCATCAAGCAGAATACTCCTGAAGACTGAAAATTATGAATAAGTGTAAGTACACTGACAAAAGGCTAGAATATTAACTGCTTGCCAAATCAAAAGCTTACTCATACATCATTTCTTCTGCAACAGCCAATTTCAACCAGCAACCAGATTACAGCTGCAAAAATGTGGGAGAAGATATATTGTAAGCTCTATTGGCAAATGTCACAAAAAAGTCCTCCGTAGTGAAGGATGGTACCACAGGCCATTGGAATAAATAGTAGATATCAAAACAGCTGACAGAATTGTTGCCAAACACATTAATACAGAACCATAACAGAAACCTTGAATGGCAAGAAATGAAATGGAACGTTCTGTGCAAAAACATTCAAACGAAGCACAAAGAACTCaaattatcccttaaaaaaTATGTTACAGGCAAAAGTACCTAAAAAGGCCCCCAGAGTCTAAGCATATTTTTTGCAGTTACAAACTCTTTGAATTACGACCTTGTTCAAGTGACAGACCAGGTTTAATTGTGAATTTAAGCGGATTAATTGAAATGTTTTGGCTTGAGGTAACTAAAAAGCATTGACTTTTGAAAACCAACGAATCAACATTATGAATTTTTGTCTACCTAAGATCACGGACAGAAGAACTTGTTACCAGCTATAGAATTCAATGAACCAACTGGCACAGGAGTTTAAAACCTCATATATAACATATAAAGGCAGGCAGCTGCTGCAGAAGGAATGTTATCACCTAATCCTGGTCCCTGTTGATCATGGGCCAGCAATGGAGAACTAGGTAGGGACCCACGTTTAGGAATAGAGAACCTAAGATGTGGAGAAAGAAAAACTGAAGCACATTGAACCATACAAGGTCACAATCCACAAATATGACAATGTTGAACGGCTTAAGAAACACAGTTGATGGCACCATATATTCGCTTCCTTGTGCTAATGACAAACTCGCTACTAGAAAgtcaggaaaataaataaattaaacacgTAAATACGTTGTGGTGGAGAAAAACAAATTAATGTTGAAAACATTCATCATGTTTATATTGAAGAGCAGGACAGACATGTATTCTTTGTTCGAATATATCATTGAGAATCAATATAGAGAGCTGGAGTCATAAAAGTGGTACAGCATCCTGATGTTACTATCATGGGCAAATCTATAAGCTTTTCTCTAAGACCAGAGGATGAGGCGGAAACAGGAGCATATGCAACCACATCTTGTGGTCCAACAAAGAAGTATGGGTTGCATTAAACATTGGACCCAGAACATTAAATTTTAGAAATGCCAAAAACCGGTGATATAGAAAAGAGCTAATTAAATTTAGATATCCCATACAGTTGTTGCTATCACACAGTCCAACGTGACTGGTATTGCAAATGTTTAGATAACTGGCTAGAATTCAAACTTCAGCTAGTTCTCCTGTGATCCCGTAATTGTGGTCTTCCTTGAACCAGTAAAAACAGGGCATTTTACATAGTAACGGGGGATGAATTATCAGGtttccaaataaaattttttctttcagcttgattttttttttggtagttcAGAAGGATGAAATCGATTAAGGAATGCATTGACAAATTATTGTCGCTTTCACGTCATTGTAGAGTGATGCAGCCGACAATCAAAAAACGAGTAAGGTTTAAAATTGAACTGAAAGTGTTGTTGCCACCTATCACATCAGCTTATTCATACACAGCTCTAAGAAAGACATttttaggcaaaaaaaaaacatgttcaTCATATCTGTCTTGCTGTTAGGAGGAAAAACCGAAATAACTGAATCCCATCAACTATTGAACCAACAACATAAACCTactatatatgtgtatgtgtgtgcTTGTGTAtacacgcgcgcgcgcgcgcgcacacacacacaaaatacACACGCAcgcacaagaaaaaaaaaacatgcgcAAGAAATATTGGCCAAGACCCGTGCTTTTCATCTGAATGCTAAATCATTAAACCTTCTCTTCCCCTACCggaaatgaaaaacaaaataacgaaATTCGTGATTTATAATCCAATACTTTGCCAAAGACCTCCATCTTCTCATTCTTCGGCGCATTAGgtgaaataaaaggaaaatcttTATGATTCTTGATAACAGAAAAGCAGCACAGGCTGTTTCTAAAGAAGAGCTGGTTTTAACCTAAAGAAAGCCACCAAAAATTGCCcaagataaaaagaaaaaaaatcgtACAATACCAGATATTAAAAATCCAAATTATGGTCAATAGTTAGTTAGTAATGGATTCCTTTTTCCTATCAACAAATGAAACAATTTTCAGAGCCAAAAGAAACTATGTATACACCCACCCGCGCATACAGGTACACGTGCAAAAATGCGGAAGCTACCTACCTGATTAGGAACTAGCAGGAATCCGCGAGTGCGAAGAAGACTcttgaagaaaagaaatatcTGCAACAACAAGATCTCAGAACCTCAGCAAATGCCAATGAAAAGCAAGCGTCGACGACAGCAATTCGACGCCATAGAAAGTCGCAGTACAAACCAGAGAAGGAAAGATCAATAGCTCAAAAAACAATATCACAAATTCACAATAAATTATACAAATGGGAGGGGAAAAAAAGGCAGAGGTAAAGAAGACGTTGATGACGTCACATTTTACCTTTGCAGACCAAAAAAAACTGCTGATATTGCAGAAAACAACGACGGCGActattcaatttcaaaattctggATGTACATAAATGTATCTATTACGAATTCTGTCAATGCATCTATACACGTATCGAACCCAGAATATACCGGTATAGGAATTGCAAAATCCTGGAGATGGAGATGATGAATAATCGAGGGAGGTccagaaggaggaggaggaggaggaggaaggagagagagagagagagagagagagagagagagaggagaaagaagagaaaataggAGGCTTGGAAATGAGGAGTATTTATAGGCTGCTTAAATGTAGAGACGTGCCATAGaaggcaaaaaagaaaaaaagaaaatttaaattcagGGCCCAATCTATTAAATGAGGATTAATTGACGGACGCGATTTGTGGGGGAGAGAACAGAGCCGAACAGAGGAAAaaggtttctttctttgagtATCTTCTTCTTGGGGAGTTTCCGTTTTAAGTTGAAACCAGAAACAGGCTTctttgcttcttcttctttttttgttttttttactatttcttcaccaaatctttgAATTCTGGAGTTCTTACTAACTATTACGCCACAAACGCGATTTGACAACGTTTATAGCACGCGTCGTGGAATATTCGGCAACCGGGAGGAAAGAAGTTATTTCCGCAAAGTTTTTATGGTAGTTTCTATTTCTACTTTTGACCGGCGGGTTTGCAAATTCTGGAACTTTTGACATTCTATTTTTCAACATTAAACTTATATTACCATTTCAAGCTTCATAAATCTTTGTTAATTCACCCCTTGCGTTGAAATTCTATATTATATGTAAAGTCGCAAGAACATTAAACTGGAGACTTTGAAAGTTGCCACATATGAAATTGCAATTCTTGCGCCTTAAAGAATCTCATAATTGAAATTCGCCCCCCTAATCATccatgtttaaaaaaaaaaaaaacacacttgGTAAAAGAAACGACAATTTCTTCTACGTCAGCTCCCACAAGTAGTAATCAACCACCTAAGGAAGGTAAATGTACTTGACTCGCATTTTGATGACTAAATGTACGACTAATTCAATTTGCGTGATGTATCCCTTGTGAGCACAATAACTTGTTTTAGTTGATTGAGAAACAATGGGGTGTGTTTGGATATagcattatttaaaatatttcagCTAGTCTCAACTAGGGCTGTAACCAAACCGAACTCTTCGTGAGTAAAAGTTTGACTCGAACTCGATCAAACCGAGTTTGAGTCGAGTTTGCGCAACTCGATAAGgctatcgagtcgagttcgagcatcCAGAAGCGATGCTCGAAAACTCGACGAGCCTTATCGagcattttaattttaattatttaatatattattattataaaattacccTCATACCCTAAAGAATTATCGAATTTACGAAATGTTTCAagtcatataaaaattttaaaagggcAATAATGTCTTTTCGTTCaaaatttatcaacaaaatgaaatttataaATCGAGCTCGATAAGCCTCGCATGGACTCGAGCCCATgcgagtcgaactcgagtacTGCGAGCAAGTTTCGAGCTCCAATAATACTACTCGTTTGAGGTTGAGCACCTTATCTGtatgtcgagtcgagctcgagtgtggcgatactcgagctcgactcgacccGATTACAACCCTAGTCTCAACTCCAGAATTCAGAGATTTAACTTGATGATGCAAGTTAGGCACAGCGTTTGCTGAAGAAATTCTTTAGCTTAAGGGTTAcggttgaaattttcaaaaactgttccaagaaaaataaataaaacaagccTTTTGATTCCACGATTGTCTCGCATGAATCTACATTCAGCGCGTCACCATTGTTAGAAGTATCCTGAGACAATTGATAGTCATGTTGATGACAGACATGTATCTGGATAGTTAATATAATTAAGATTAGTTTGTGTCTGTGGGAAGGTAAACATGAAAGCACATAAAGTAACAACAAAATGTTTATATCAAACGACGCACGCTCGacaagtgataaaaaaaaaatcatccgtTCAACTATTGAACACAAAAAAATTTAGTAGTTGTAAATTAAAATagatattacaaaaaaaaaaatcaaacaattATTTATGTGTAAGTGATTATATTTACAATGGAGTATTTCATTGGGTGGTGTTAGTAATTAAATTGAAGTAGGTTAGCGGTGAGAAAAGTAATTTGAAGGGTAAAAAAAGAAATCGTAAAAGGAAAGGTTTACACAAAATCATCAACTCCCGCTTGCTTACTGTAGAGATATTTCTGTTTTAACAACAAAAACTGCCAAACTGGAAAATAGACAAGGTCCACCGCCAGACCACACGAAAATCTTGACAAAAGTAAAAAGGACACGTGGAAGTAGGACTTTTGAAAGGCCCATGCGCGTGAGGACACCTGTGGTTGTGTAAAGCTGACGTGGCCACGTTGTGGTGCGGGTCCCGGCGGATGAGAAAAAGTTCGGACGAATCTCAGTGGTGAAGTCGTTTTCCCGTGACAGCTGGCTGGGCGCCGTCGGTGACGGTCAAGACTCGACAGTCGACGTTGCAGAAACTGGTGAGACGGGAGACAAAGCGAAGGAGAGACTAGGAGCCGGAGGAGGAGAATCACGAACGGAGATAGATATTACATATTAGTAGTAGAGACGAGAGAGTAGAGACTGACCGGGGACCGCCGCAGTAACAGCCAGCCACGCACCTCGGAGCCATCGGGCCATGCCGGGACTGGGGGCCCACTCATAGAAGTCTGCAACCACGGACACCCATTTGCAGTAACAGGGACACTTTGGTAGGAGTAGGACCCACGTCCAAGGAGTAggccccataaataaataaataaaagccgTACTACTGGTCAGAGAAATTCCACGTGGCACGAGATGGGCCCCAGACTGTCAGTGCTAAAGATCTTTGGTGTCACGCCCGTGCGGCTCAGATTGAGGAAACGACGAGCCCTCCTATATCCTATCTGGCAGGATCCAGCGCTGCGGCCGCGTATTTTGTCCGGTCAAAGTAGGCTCGCAAATGCCGAACCGGTCTTGGCCCTCTCTGGAGGGCAGCTGAGACCACAGATTTGGTCTGAGATTTGTCCTTTGTCAATTGGAGGCCAGAGATTTGGTCTGAGATTTGTCCTTTTATCAATCTGGAGGCCATTTCTAGCTCCCAATGCTGTAGCTGTTGATTAATTTTCGAATTGACTTTTTAACCATTAGCATTCCCCGATGCAGAGTCAAAACTTTGGGGGTCTTTCCACCGCATGGACGTAGGTTCCTGAAGTTGCTCCGGCCATGTCTCATTTCCCCTTTACTTTGTTGTGAGTTACAATAAGCTGTAGAATTACATTTGACATTTGACATTTGACATTTGTGTTGAGGGAGGGACAATTACCAAGTTACTatagattttttaaaattaagaaATTACGAGTAGAATTTATAAAAAAgcacaaaagagagagagggattagAATTCAAAATCTCTAAATCGTCCGGGAACTCATCAGCAACAAAGGTCAAAGGTTGGGGGTGTTAAGTTAGAATTGTTTGTGGTTCAGGTCTGATCAGCAACAAACGACGCGTGCATGGGTCTCCTGGAGAGATGCAACCGATCAGAGCAGCAAAGATGATCCGAGAAAATGACACTTTTCTAAATGCATGTACAGAGAGTTCATCAAGTTGGATTCGAAGGGTCAAAAAGTTTCTGGAATGCGGAGAGAAATTGGGCAGAAGACGTGAACTTGAAGACATTTCACTTGGAATTTCCTTGGAAGACAGTTCAATTGGACAAAATTTCCATACCTTTCACTTGGAAAAAGAGCAGAGAGAAAGAAGGGTTGAGGAGCATTGAGGGATTACCAGTACATGGGAATCCAAGTCAGAATGCCGTGGTGATCACTCACTCAGGAGTCAGAACTCAGAAGTAGGGaatcaactctctctctctctctctctctctctctctctctctctctctctctctctctctctctctctctttttttagtATTTCCTCTCTTTTGGGATCTCAGCGCCACTTTTTCAATAGCAATTCAGTATCACTTGTAtcctatttatttaatttatcatatattatttatttaaattttttctatCATTACGTGATAAGTGAGATTGACACTGAATTTAACACCGAGTAGTGGTACAGAGGATCCCAACTGCTTTGGGAACCcctctttccaaaaaattaaaaaaacaaaaacaaaaaagccacTTCAACTGCatagaaaaatgaaatgctggtaTTAAACATGATGATGACCTAATAAAGGGCAGCGAGAAGTCAACTATGCCTAACTCTAAAGCTAGGGGGTCACAATCTTCTACTCTGCAATATttctgtccttttttttttttttttggcttttgaaCGAATCAAAACCATTAATTTTTCTCGTCTTCAATTGCCGTTGTACTCCAACCAACCGATTATTGAAATCACGCTACCATAAAAAATTCACAATGCCTTGCAAGAGtccttttactttttgtttaaaGATTCATTTGGGAGAAAGGTTGTTCAGCAAGGAACATAATGCTGCAAATTGCGAAATTAGATACTTGGACGCATTTATCTTCCAAAACAAAAACGCTTTTGGAACGATTATATTAGTGGCTGCTAGCCGtcgaagaaacaaaaaaagaaaaaaaagaaaaaggacttTCTGTAAAAGATGATGGGTCTAGATACCCGTCCCGTCAATAAATGCCGCAATTTTCAGAATTGTAAACACGTGAAGCTTCTGTAGTCGGAAACCATTATTTTTAATTGGGCGTTGGAAGTTGGAGGAAGACCAAAACATTGATTGATACGGGAAAATGCATTTCCACGCAACCCCCGCCAACTCTAATCCTCTTCCTTGGTAGTTGACTCCGGCTAATTTGCGCCAAAGTAATCA containing:
- the LOC113725151 gene encoding trehalose-phosphate phosphatase A-like codes for the protein MDLKSSHTSPVLADPALINESMLGIHSGLLPYSHTGTAFSPALFLTIPRRKPGILDDVRSSSWLDAMKSSSPTHNKVNKDSSTGQSSNDSDNAYRTWMLKYPSAIASFEQLINCAKNKRVALFLDYDGTLSPIVDNPDHAVMSCSMRAAVRNAAKCFPTAIISGRSRDKVSEFVGLTELYYAGSHGMDIMGPAQPNSKDQTKCNMSIDKQCKDVNLFQPASEFQPMIDEVFRSLVEITKDIVGTKVENNKFCVSVHYRNVEEKSWTIIAESVGEILKHYPRLRLTHGRKVLEVRPVLNWDKGKAVEFLLESLGLSHCDNVLPIYIGDDRTDEDAFKVLKKGSRGYGILVSSVPKESNASYSLRDPSEVMEFLKCLVSWKKSTAL